Proteins encoded together in one Labeo rohita strain BAU-BD-2019 unplaced genomic scaffold, IGBB_LRoh.1.0 scaffold_54, whole genome shotgun sequence window:
- the LOC127161074 gene encoding cadherin-2-like, translated as MADIRERTRKVPQYTLIIQATDMEGNPTYGLSNTGTAVITVTDVNDNPPEFTSDTFFGEVPENQVNVIVANLTVTDKDQPNTGAWKTIYKITAGDPMGHFSVPTDPVSNEGLVTVVKGAQLTLALVRQGDGINHPMGQPLFEDSIPLLLSPKADKELLRVSEAPGAVHVNAKSANGTQQP; from the exons atggcGGATATTCGGGAGAGAACCCGA AAAGTGCCTCAGTACACACTGATTATTCAAGCCACTGACATGGAAGGAAATCCCACGTATGGTCTTTCTAACACAGGCACTGCTGTTATCACCGTCACAGATGTCAACGACAACCCTCCCGAGTTTACCTCTGACACC TTCTTTGGTGAGGTACCAGAGAACCAAGTCAATGTTATTGTGGCCAACCTGACAGTAACAGACAAAGACCAGCCCAACACAGGAGCGTGGAAGACGATCTACAAGATAACAGCCGGTGACCCCATGGGCCATTTCTCTGTGCCCACTGATCCTGTTTCTAATGAAGGACTAGTGACTGTCGTCAAG GGGGCACAGCTCACCCTGGCACTGGTACGCCAGGGTGATGGCATcaaccacccaatgggccaacctctgtttgaAGACAgcattccccttctgctgtcccccaaagcagacaaagagctgctcagAGTGTCTGAAGCTCCGGGTGCAGTCCACGTAAATGCGAAGAGCGCGAACGGGACACAGCAACCCTaa